Below is a window of Candidatus Flexicrinis affinis DNA.
TACGGTCGAACATGCGCACCGCCCGGCCGATCCCGTAGCCGATCGACTGGTACGGGTTGAGCGCCTCCTGCGGGTTTTGCATCACGAGGCGCAGGTGGCTGAGCATGTCCGGCGTGCGCTTGCGGACATCGTACGGGATGTCTGCGCCAAGCAGTTCGATCGCGCCTGAGTCCGCCGGTTCCAGCCCGACGATCAGGCGCGCAAGCGTGGTCTTGCCGCTGCCGGACTCTCCGACGAGGCCCAGCGTCGCGCGTGCATTCACATACAGCGAGACGTCGTCGACGGCGCGCACCGGTTTGGGCATCTGGCCCATCAGCCGTGCCAATACGCCGCCTTCCTGAAAGTGTTTGGTCAGCCGGTCGATTTCCAGCACCGCGCCCTTCCGGGCACTGTCCTGCGCCGGCAGCTCGCGCTCCGGCGGATGGATCAGCTCGAGTTCGTCACGCGCGATTTCCTGCCAACGGTGGCAGCGCACGGCGCGCCCGTCCGGGGTCTCCTCGAGCGCCGGCTTGACCTCGCGGCAGATGGCCTGCGCGACCGGGCAGCGGTCGGCAAACACACACGCCGGCGGGCGGTCGGCGAGGCTGGCCGCCACGCCGGGGATCACCGGCAGGCGCGACTCGTTCTGGTCGGCATAGCTGCGCGGCAGGCTCGCCAGCAGGCCGGCGGTGTACGGATGCAGCGGGCGGGCGTACAGCTTGGCGGCGGGCGCGGTTTCCATCACCTCGCCGGCGTACATGACCGTCACGCGTTCGCACAACTGCGCGACCGTCGCCAGATCGTGCGAGACGTACAAGGCCGCGGCGCGGTTCTCGTGAATCAATTCGCGGAACAAGTCGAGGATCACCGCCTGTGTCGTGACGTCGAGCGCGGTCGTCGGCTCGTCCAACACGAGCAAGCGCGGCTGCGTGCTGAGCGCCATCGCGATCGACACACGCTGGCGCATGCCGCCCGACAACTGGTGCGGGTAGCGCCGCGCGACCACGTCCGGATCGGCGATCTTGACCTTGCGCAGCATCTCGACCGCTGCGTCCAGCGCCGCCTTCCGGCTCAGTCCTTCGTGCAGGCGCGTGATCTCGCTGATCTGCTCGCCGATGGTGTACGACGGGTTGAGCGCGGCCAACGGATTCTGCGGCACGAGGTTCAGCTTCCGGCCCCAGATCGTGCGCATCTGCTCGGGCGATTTGGCGGCCAAGTCCTCGCCGTCCAGCAGGATCTGTCCGCTGCTGATGCGCGCGTTCGGCGCGAGGTAACGCATCAGCGCCAGCCCGAGCGTGCTCTTGCCGCTGCCCGACTCGCCGACCAGACCGTGAATCTCGTCCGGTTGAATGTCGAGCGTGATGTCGTTCAGCGCGTTCAGCCAGCGCCGCTCGATTTGGTAATCGACGCGCAGCGCACGCGCCTCAAGCACAGTGGACATGGTTAGTTTCCAATGGCCAGTAGACAGGTGTCAGAGGAAGGGCGAAAGGGGAGATGCGCCCCCTCACCCCCCAGCCCCCTCTCCCTCAAGGGGCGAGGGGGAGAAGGCGGGCGCTGCAACTTACCCCTCGCCTCCCGGAGAGGGGCGGCGGAGCGCCAGCGACGCGGGGTGAGGTTTGTGTCAGGGAGAGGGGCAAAAATACGGACGCGGGATGCGGTATGTACGTAGGGACACGGCACTGCCGTGTCCGGGGGACGC
It encodes the following:
- a CDS encoding ABC transporter ATP-binding protein is translated as MSTVLEARALRVDYQIERRWLNALNDITLDIQPDEIHGLVGESGSGKSTLGLALMRYLAPNARISSGQILLDGEDLAAKSPEQMRTIWGRKLNLVPQNPLAALNPSYTIGEQISEITRLHEGLSRKAALDAAVEMLRKVKIADPDVVARRYPHQLSGGMRQRVSIAMALSTQPRLLVLDEPTTALDVTTQAVILDLFRELIHENRAAALYVSHDLATVAQLCERVTVMYAGEVMETAPAAKLYARPLHPYTAGLLASLPRSYADQNESRLPVIPGVAASLADRPPACVFADRCPVAQAICREVKPALEETPDGRAVRCHRWQEIARDELELIHPPERELPAQDSARKGAVLEIDRLTKHFQEGGVLARLMGQMPKPVRAVDDVSLYVNARATLGLVGESGSGKTTLARLIVGLEPADSGAIELLGADIPYDVRKRTPDMLSHLRLVMQNPQEALNPYQSIGYGIGRAVRMFDRTMSNGAVKARVEELLASVRLPASHADRYPAELSGGEKQRVAIARAFAAEPALILLDEPTSSLDVSVQAVVLNLLKDLRARTGTSYLLISHDLDVVAYLAEWICVMYLGEIVEQGPSANVYVGPSHPYTEALVSAVPVADPTASRTDIRLEGDVPSARNIPTGCRFHTRCPRYLGDICRTEAPPFRDAGDGHLIRCHIEVDELRRLQVPAGGEGDPL